A window of the Streptomyces sp. Ag109_O5-10 genome harbors these coding sequences:
- a CDS encoding 3-hydroxyacyl-CoA dehydrogenase NAD-binding domain-containing protein — protein sequence MTESTTIRWEQDDTGVVTLVLDDPNQSANTMNAAFAESLAAVTDRLEAEQDSIRGVIFTSAKKTFFAGGDLRDLIRITPETAQDLFDGGLAVKRNLRRIETLGKPVVAAINGAALGGGFELTLACHHRVALDTPGTKIGCPEVTLGLLPGGGGVVRTVRLLGIADALLKVLLQGTQYNATRALQNGLVHEVAESPEDLLAKARAFIDANPESQQPWDKPGYRIPGGTPANPKFAANLPAFPASLRKQTNNAPYPAPRRILAAAVEGSQVDFETAQVIEARYFVELAAGQTSKNMIQAFFFDLQAVNSGANRPKGIEPRKVTKVAVLGAGMMGAGIAYSCARAGIDVVLKDVSAEAAAKGKAYSEKLCAKAVAKGRTSQEKADALLARITPTADPQDLAGCDAVIEAVFEDTALKHKVFQEIESVVAPDALLCSNTSTLPITALAEGVERQADFIGLHFFSPVDKMPLVEIIKGERTGDEALARAFDLVRQINKTPIVVNDSRGFFTSRVIGHFINEGVAMVGEGIEPASVEQAAAQAGYPAKVLSLMDELTLTLPQKIRRESRLAVEETGGTWTAHPAEAVIDRMVDEFGRPGRSGGAGFYDYAEDGSRAALWPGLREHFTKPGHQIPFRDMQERMLFSEALDTVRLVEEGVLTSVADANIGSLFGIGFPGWTGGVLQYINGYEGGLPGFVARARELAETYGERFTPPALLVEKAEKGETFTDGR from the coding sequence ATGACCGAGAGCACCACCATCCGCTGGGAACAGGACGACACCGGCGTCGTCACCCTCGTGCTGGACGACCCCAACCAGTCCGCCAACACCATGAACGCGGCCTTCGCCGAGTCCCTCGCCGCGGTCACCGACCGCCTGGAGGCCGAGCAGGACTCGATCCGGGGCGTCATCTTCACCTCCGCCAAGAAGACCTTCTTCGCCGGCGGCGACCTGCGCGACCTCATCCGGATCACCCCCGAGACCGCCCAGGACCTCTTCGACGGCGGCCTCGCCGTCAAGCGCAACCTGCGCCGCATCGAGACCCTGGGCAAGCCGGTGGTCGCCGCCATCAACGGCGCGGCCCTCGGCGGCGGCTTCGAACTCACCCTCGCCTGCCACCACCGCGTCGCCCTCGACACCCCCGGCACCAAGATCGGCTGTCCCGAGGTCACCCTCGGCCTGCTTCCGGGCGGCGGCGGGGTCGTCCGCACCGTCCGTCTCCTCGGCATCGCCGACGCCCTGCTGAAGGTCCTCCTACAGGGCACCCAGTACAACGCCACGCGCGCGCTGCAGAACGGGCTCGTGCACGAGGTGGCCGAGTCGCCGGAGGACCTGCTGGCCAAGGCCCGCGCGTTCATCGACGCCAACCCCGAGTCGCAGCAGCCCTGGGACAAGCCCGGCTACCGGATCCCCGGCGGCACGCCCGCCAACCCCAAGTTCGCCGCCAACCTGCCGGCCTTCCCGGCGAGCCTGCGCAAGCAGACCAACAACGCCCCCTACCCGGCGCCGCGCCGCATCCTCGCCGCCGCCGTCGAGGGCAGCCAGGTCGACTTCGAGACCGCCCAGGTCATCGAGGCCCGCTACTTCGTGGAGCTGGCCGCGGGACAGACCTCGAAGAACATGATCCAGGCGTTCTTCTTCGACCTCCAGGCCGTCAACTCCGGCGCCAACCGGCCCAAGGGCATCGAGCCCCGCAAGGTCACCAAGGTCGCCGTCCTCGGCGCGGGCATGATGGGCGCCGGCATCGCCTACTCGTGCGCCCGCGCGGGCATCGACGTCGTCCTCAAGGACGTCTCGGCCGAGGCCGCCGCCAAGGGCAAGGCCTACTCCGAGAAGCTCTGCGCCAAGGCCGTCGCCAAGGGCCGCACCAGCCAGGAGAAGGCGGACGCGCTGCTCGCCCGGATCACGCCCACCGCGGACCCGCAGGACCTGGCCGGCTGCGACGCGGTCATCGAGGCGGTCTTCGAGGACACCGCCCTCAAGCACAAGGTCTTCCAGGAGATCGAGTCCGTCGTCGCCCCCGACGCCCTGCTCTGCTCCAACACCTCCACGCTCCCCATCACCGCCCTCGCCGAGGGCGTCGAGCGCCAGGCCGACTTCATCGGCCTGCACTTCTTCTCGCCCGTCGACAAGATGCCGCTCGTCGAGATCATCAAGGGCGAGCGCACCGGCGACGAGGCACTGGCCCGCGCCTTCGACCTGGTCCGGCAGATCAACAAGACGCCGATCGTCGTCAACGACTCGCGCGGCTTCTTCACCTCCCGGGTGATCGGCCACTTCATCAACGAGGGCGTCGCCATGGTCGGCGAGGGCATCGAGCCCGCCTCCGTCGAGCAGGCGGCGGCCCAGGCCGGCTACCCGGCCAAGGTGCTCTCCCTCATGGACGAGCTCACTCTCACCCTGCCGCAGAAGATCCGCCGCGAGTCCCGGCTGGCCGTCGAGGAGACCGGCGGCACCTGGACCGCGCACCCCGCCGAGGCGGTCATCGACCGCATGGTCGACGAGTTCGGCCGCCCCGGGCGCAGCGGGGGAGCGGGCTTCTACGACTACGCCGAGGACGGCAGCCGCGCCGCCCTCTGGCCCGGCCTGCGCGAGCACTTCACGAAGCCCGGCCACCAGATCCCGTTCCGGGACATGCAGGAGCGGATGCTCTTCTCCGAGGCCCTCGACACCGTCCGCCTCGTCGAGGAGGGCGTCCTCACCTCGGTCGCCGACGCCAACATCGGCTCGCTCTTCGGCATCGGCTTCCCCGGCTGGACCGGCGGCGTCCTGCAGTACATCAACGGCTACGAGGGAGGCCTGCCCGGCTTCGTGGCACGCGCGCGTGAACTCGCCGAGACCTACGGCGAGCGGTTCACCCCGCCCGCGCTGCTGGTCGAGAAGGCGGAGAAGGGGGAGACCTTCACGGACGGCCGCTGA
- a CDS encoding LLM class F420-dependent oxidoreductase, producing the protein MELSTFLDYAGDPRTAADQAAALESAGLDAVWVAEAYGFDSPTIMGYLAARTERMKIGSAILNVYSRTPALIAQTAAGLDAISGGRAIIGLGASGPQVVEGWHGKAYDKPLGRTRETIELTRRILRREVIDHHGITDMPRPGGLGKPLKILTRPVRPAVPLYVASLGPANVRMTAEVADGWLPTLFIPEKAHQVWGTPLAEGAARRDPALGTLQIVAGGLLAIGEDAAAVRDQVRPRIALYVGGMGAPGKNFYNDLAVAYGYEKEARLIQELYLEGRPRDAAAAVPDEFCELISLCGPQGYVRDRIEAFREAGVTMLDVTPVGPDPARLVETVKNWL; encoded by the coding sequence ATGGAGCTCTCGACCTTCCTGGACTACGCGGGCGACCCGCGTACCGCCGCGGACCAGGCGGCCGCGCTGGAGTCGGCGGGCCTCGACGCGGTCTGGGTCGCGGAGGCCTACGGCTTCGACTCGCCCACGATCATGGGCTACCTGGCCGCCCGCACCGAACGGATGAAGATCGGCTCCGCGATCCTCAACGTGTACTCCCGCACTCCCGCCCTCATCGCCCAGACGGCCGCGGGCCTGGACGCGATCTCCGGTGGCCGCGCGATCATCGGACTCGGCGCCTCCGGCCCGCAGGTCGTCGAGGGCTGGCACGGGAAGGCGTACGACAAGCCCCTCGGCCGTACCCGCGAGACGATCGAGCTGACCCGGCGGATCCTGCGCCGCGAGGTCATCGACCACCACGGCATCACCGACATGCCCCGGCCCGGCGGCCTCGGCAAACCCCTGAAGATCCTCACCAGGCCGGTCCGCCCCGCCGTCCCGCTCTACGTCGCCTCGCTGGGCCCCGCCAACGTCCGGATGACCGCCGAGGTCGCCGACGGCTGGCTGCCCACCCTGTTCATCCCCGAGAAGGCGCACCAGGTGTGGGGCACGCCGCTGGCGGAGGGCGCCGCCCGCCGGGACCCGGCCCTCGGAACGCTCCAGATCGTCGCCGGCGGGCTGCTCGCCATCGGCGAGGACGCGGCCGCCGTGCGCGACCAGGTCCGCCCGCGGATCGCCCTCTACGTCGGTGGCATGGGCGCACCCGGCAAGAACTTCTACAACGACCTCGCCGTCGCCTACGGCTACGAGAAGGAGGCCCGGCTCATCCAGGAGCTGTACCTCGAAGGCCGGCCGCGGGACGCCGCCGCGGCCGTACCGGACGAGTTCTGCGAGCTCATATCGCTGTGCGGCCCGCAGGGCTACGTCCGGGACCGCATCGAGGCCTTCCGCGAGGCGGGCGTGACCATGCTGGACGTCACCCCCGTCGGCCCGGACCCGGCCCGTCTGGTCGAGACCGTCAAGAACTGGCTCTGA
- a CDS encoding Xaa-Pro dipeptidyl-peptidase produces MPKRTRFTIWRPLAVAAVAALIAAFLTPVAAQASGAPRESRPVYSYANAIREAVWVDTGLDSDGDGKTDRVAADVVRPAEPAAQGRKVPVIMDASPYYSCCGRGNESQLKTYDAHGNVVQMPLFYDNYFVPRGYAVVGVDLAGTNRSDGCVDVGGRSDIQSAKAVVDWLNGRAKAYSSRTGTTTVKASWTNGRTGMIGKSWDGTIANGVAATGVKGLKTIVPISAISSWYDYYFAQGAPLYDSGPDWLAGAVESDDAQAKCGAVQQKLVDGAPRSGDWTGLWTERDYVKDASKVKASVFLVHGMQDLNVRTKHFGQWWDALARNGVERKIWLSQTGHVDPFDYRRGAWVDTLHRWFDHELLGYDNGVDREPMADIERHPDQWVTSSVWPPRGTQTTTLRPATGTRAGVGTLGLHKGSGTETFTDDPQQSETDWAAQLATPTSEKAGFLTAPLTRDLRLSGSSKVTVTATPTTSTAHLTAVLVDLGPDTVRDYADAAEGITTLTDRTCWGESTAGDSACFRKTAAKTKAVDFTVFSRGWADLGTYADPGKGVPLTPGKAYTITLDLAATDHVVPKGHRLALIVAGTDKDLIDPPSTTPTLTVDLSRTTARVPLVGGAAAFTRATSARWTAPEPRALHGLRTPRTVQRVPAG; encoded by the coding sequence ATGCCGAAACGCACGCGCTTCACGATCTGGAGACCGCTCGCCGTCGCGGCCGTCGCCGCCCTGATCGCCGCCTTCCTCACCCCGGTCGCGGCCCAGGCTTCCGGCGCCCCTCGCGAGAGCCGGCCCGTCTACTCGTACGCGAACGCCATCCGCGAGGCCGTCTGGGTGGACACCGGTCTCGACTCCGACGGCGACGGGAAGACCGACCGGGTCGCCGCCGACGTCGTCCGGCCCGCCGAACCCGCCGCGCAGGGCCGCAAGGTGCCGGTCATCATGGACGCCAGCCCCTACTACTCCTGCTGCGGCCGCGGCAACGAGAGCCAGTTGAAGACGTACGACGCCCACGGGAACGTCGTCCAGATGCCGCTCTTCTACGACAACTACTTCGTGCCCCGCGGCTACGCCGTCGTCGGCGTCGACCTGGCCGGCACCAACCGCTCCGACGGCTGTGTCGACGTCGGCGGCCGCTCCGACATCCAGTCCGCGAAGGCCGTCGTCGACTGGCTGAACGGCCGCGCGAAGGCGTACAGCAGCCGCACCGGCACCACCACCGTCAAGGCGAGCTGGACCAATGGCAGGACCGGAATGATCGGCAAGAGCTGGGACGGCACCATCGCCAACGGCGTGGCCGCCACCGGCGTCAAGGGGCTCAAGACGATCGTCCCGATCAGCGCCATCTCCTCCTGGTACGACTACTACTTCGCCCAGGGCGCCCCGCTCTACGACTCGGGCCCCGACTGGCTGGCGGGCGCGGTGGAGAGCGACGACGCCCAGGCCAAGTGCGGTGCCGTCCAGCAGAAACTGGTCGACGGCGCCCCGCGCAGCGGCGACTGGACCGGCCTGTGGACCGAACGCGACTACGTCAAGGACGCCTCCAAGGTGAAGGCGAGCGTCTTCCTCGTCCACGGCATGCAGGACCTCAACGTCCGCACCAAGCACTTCGGCCAGTGGTGGGACGCCCTCGCCAGGAACGGCGTCGAGCGCAAGATCTGGCTCTCCCAGACCGGACACGTCGACCCGTTCGACTACCGGCGGGGCGCCTGGGTCGACACCCTGCACCGCTGGTTCGACCACGAACTCCTCGGTTACGACAACGGCGTCGACCGCGAGCCCATGGCCGACATCGAGCGCCACCCCGACCAGTGGGTGACCTCCTCGGTCTGGCCGCCGCGCGGCACGCAGACCACCACCCTGCGCCCCGCCACCGGCACCCGGGCCGGCGTCGGCACCCTCGGCCTGCACAAGGGCTCCGGAACCGAGACGTTCACCGACGACCCGCAGCAGAGCGAGACCGACTGGGCGGCCCAGCTCGCCACCCCCACCTCGGAGAAGGCCGGCTTCCTCACCGCGCCGCTCACCCGGGACCTGCGGCTGTCCGGCTCGTCGAAGGTGACCGTCACCGCCACCCCGACCACCTCGACGGCCCACCTGACCGCCGTCCTGGTCGACCTCGGCCCGGACACCGTCCGCGACTACGCCGATGCCGCCGAGGGCATCACCACCCTCACCGACCGCACCTGCTGGGGCGAGAGCACGGCGGGCGACAGCGCCTGCTTCCGGAAGACGGCGGCGAAGACCAAGGCCGTCGACTTCACCGTCTTCAGCCGCGGCTGGGCCGACCTCGGCACCTACGCCGACCCCGGCAAGGGCGTCCCGCTCACCCCGGGCAAGGCCTACACGATCACGCTCGACCTGGCGGCCACCGACCACGTCGTGCCCAAGGGCCACCGCCTGGCGCTGATCGTCGCCGGCACGGACAAGGACCTCATCGACCCGCCGTCCACCACCCCGACGCTCACCGTGGACCTGTCCCGTACGACGGCCAGGGTCCCGCTGGTCGGCGGCGCGGCCGCGTTCACCCGCGCCACTTCCGCCCGGTGGACCGCCCCCGAGCCGAGGGCCCTGCACGGCCTGCGCACCCCGCGCACCGTCCAGCGCGTCCCCGCGGGCTGA
- a CDS encoding macro domain-containing protein: MGEITYVRGDATTPSGKGVKVIAHVCNDLGGWGKGFVLALSRRWPEPEKAYRAWHRDRANNDFGLGAVQLVQVERYIWVANMIGQRGTRTGSKGVPVRYEAIDTALAELADEVLDRGASVHMPRIGCGLAGGKWSRIEPVINERLVARRIPVTVYDHGDEAPR; the protein is encoded by the coding sequence GTGGGGGAGATCACATACGTCCGAGGCGACGCCACCACACCGTCGGGCAAGGGCGTCAAGGTCATCGCTCACGTCTGCAACGACCTGGGCGGCTGGGGAAAGGGCTTCGTGCTGGCCCTCTCCCGCCGCTGGCCCGAGCCCGAGAAGGCATACCGGGCCTGGCACCGCGACCGCGCGAACAACGACTTCGGCCTGGGCGCCGTCCAGCTGGTCCAGGTCGAGCGCTACATCTGGGTGGCCAACATGATCGGCCAGCGGGGGACCAGGACCGGCAGCAAGGGCGTACCGGTCCGGTACGAGGCGATAGACACGGCGCTGGCCGAGCTCGCCGACGAGGTGCTCGATCGCGGCGCGTCCGTGCACATGCCCCGCATCGGCTGCGGCCTGGCGGGCGGCAAGTGGTCCCGGATCGAACCGGTGATAAACGAGCGGCTGGTGGCCCGCCGAATCCCGGTCACCGTGTACGACCACGGCGACGAAGCGCCCCGTTAG
- a CDS encoding acetyl-CoA C-acetyltransferase, giving the protein MSTEAYVYDAIRTPRGRGKANGALHGTKPIDLVVGLIHEIRDRFPDLDPAAVDDVVLGVVGPVGDQGSDIARIAAIAAGLPDTVAGVQENRFCASGLEAVNMAAAKVRSGFEDLVLAGGVESMSRVPMASDGGAWFNDPMTNLAVNFVPQGIGADLIATIEGFSRRDVDEYAALSQERAATAVKEGRFDRSVVPVRDRAGLVVLDHDEHLRPGTTADSLAKLKPSFADIGELGGFDAVALQKYHWVEKIDHVHHAGNSSGIVDGASLVAIGTREIGERYGLTPRARIVSAAVSGSEPTIMLTGPAPATRKALAKAGLTIDDIDLVEINEAFAAVVLRFVKDMGLSLDKVNVNGGAIALGHPLGATGAMILGSLVDELERQDKRYGLATLCVGGGMGIATIVERV; this is encoded by the coding sequence GTGAGCACCGAAGCGTACGTGTACGACGCGATCCGCACCCCGCGCGGCCGCGGCAAGGCGAACGGCGCCCTGCACGGCACGAAGCCCATCGACCTGGTCGTCGGACTCATCCACGAGATCCGCGACCGCTTCCCGGACCTCGACCCGGCCGCCGTCGACGACGTCGTGCTCGGTGTCGTCGGCCCGGTCGGCGACCAGGGCTCCGACATCGCGCGGATCGCCGCGATCGCCGCCGGGCTGCCGGACACGGTCGCCGGCGTGCAGGAGAACCGCTTCTGCGCGTCCGGCCTGGAAGCCGTCAACATGGCCGCCGCCAAGGTCCGCTCGGGCTTCGAGGACCTCGTCCTCGCGGGCGGCGTGGAGTCGATGTCCCGGGTGCCGATGGCCTCGGACGGCGGCGCCTGGTTCAACGACCCGATGACCAACCTGGCCGTCAACTTCGTGCCGCAGGGCATCGGCGCCGACCTGATCGCCACCATCGAGGGCTTCTCCCGCAGGGACGTGGACGAGTACGCGGCGCTCTCCCAGGAGCGCGCGGCGACGGCCGTCAAGGAGGGCCGCTTCGACCGCTCCGTCGTCCCCGTGCGGGACCGCGCGGGCCTCGTCGTCCTCGACCACGACGAGCACCTGCGGCCCGGCACCACCGCCGACTCCCTCGCCAAGCTGAAGCCGTCCTTCGCCGACATCGGCGAACTGGGCGGTTTCGACGCGGTCGCCCTGCAGAAGTACCACTGGGTCGAGAAGATCGACCACGTCCACCACGCGGGCAACTCCTCCGGCATCGTCGACGGCGCCTCCCTGGTCGCCATCGGCACCAGGGAGATCGGCGAGCGCTACGGCCTCACCCCGCGCGCGCGGATCGTCTCGGCCGCCGTCTCCGGCTCCGAGCCGACCATCATGCTCACCGGTCCCGCCCCCGCCACCCGCAAGGCCCTCGCCAAGGCCGGCCTCACCATCGACGACATCGACCTGGTCGAGATCAACGAGGCGTTCGCGGCGGTCGTCCTGCGCTTCGTGAAGGACATGGGCCTGTCCCTGGACAAGGTCAACGTCAACGGCGGCGCCATCGCGCTGGGCCACCCCCTCGGCGCGACCGGCGCGATGATCCTCGGCTCGCTCGTCGACGAACTGGAGCGCCAGGACAAGCGCTACGGCCTCGCCACCCTGTGCGTGGGCGGCGGCATGGGCATCGCCACCATCGTCGAGCGCGTCTGA
- a CDS encoding M1 family metallopeptidase: protein MHRRILAPGALAAASLLLAIPASAASYSPGAPGIGDPYYPYYGNGGYDVSHYDLRLQYQPATDELAGTATILARTTQDLSSFDLDFLLDVSEVRVNGVKADFATSGQHELVVTPKSPLAKGTQVTVVVRYSGVPSTKSAYGFNTWHRTPDGAVAADEPEAAWWWYPSNDHPLDKATYDVSVAVPDGTQVISNGLLQSTSSKLGWTRYNWRQNKPQATYLTTLAVGKFDITTSTSEGGVPVVNAYSKDLGDNDGAARASVERTGELVDWLSGYFGPYPFSSAGGYVPNTTTGYALETQTRVYYSPKQFANGSNTSVVVHELAHQWYGDDVSLKGWKDIWLNEGFARYAQWLWSEHEGEGTTQELADYVYASHPADDAFWTVKPGDPGPDDQFDIAVYDRGALAVQALRNAVGDDAFFAILKGWPKEHAYGNASVGDFEEYAEKVSGKSLSGLFDAWLFQPTKPAAPAFRAAVAPVRPKSWKRIEATNDLH from the coding sequence TTGCACCGCAGAATCCTCGCGCCGGGCGCCCTCGCGGCGGCCTCCCTGCTGCTGGCGATCCCGGCATCGGCCGCGAGCTACAGCCCCGGCGCGCCGGGCATCGGCGACCCCTACTACCCGTACTACGGCAACGGCGGTTACGACGTCTCCCACTACGACCTCCGCCTGCAGTACCAGCCGGCCACCGACGAACTGGCCGGTACGGCAACGATCCTGGCGCGGACCACGCAGGACCTGTCCAGCTTCGACCTGGACTTCCTGCTGGACGTCAGCGAGGTGCGGGTGAACGGGGTGAAGGCGGACTTCGCCACGTCCGGTCAGCACGAACTGGTCGTCACCCCGAAGTCGCCGCTGGCGAAGGGCACGCAGGTCACCGTCGTGGTCCGCTACAGCGGGGTGCCGTCGACCAAGAGCGCGTACGGCTTCAACACGTGGCACCGCACCCCGGACGGGGCGGTCGCGGCGGACGAGCCCGAGGCCGCGTGGTGGTGGTACCCGAGCAACGACCACCCGCTGGACAAGGCGACCTACGACGTGTCGGTGGCGGTCCCCGACGGCACCCAGGTCATCTCCAACGGCCTGCTCCAGTCGACGAGTTCGAAGCTCGGCTGGACCCGGTACAACTGGCGGCAGAACAAGCCGCAGGCGACCTACCTGACCACCCTGGCCGTCGGGAAGTTCGACATCACGACGAGCACCTCCGAGGGCGGGGTGCCGGTCGTCAACGCCTACAGCAAGGACCTCGGCGACAACGACGGGGCGGCCCGGGCGAGCGTGGAGCGCACCGGGGAGCTCGTCGACTGGCTCTCCGGCTACTTCGGGCCGTATCCCTTCAGTTCGGCCGGCGGGTACGTGCCGAACACCACCACCGGGTACGCGCTGGAGACGCAGACCCGCGTCTACTACAGCCCGAAGCAGTTCGCGAACGGTTCCAACACCTCGGTGGTCGTGCACGAGCTGGCCCACCAGTGGTACGGCGACGACGTCTCCCTCAAGGGCTGGAAGGACATCTGGCTCAACGAGGGCTTCGCCCGGTACGCGCAGTGGCTGTGGTCGGAGCACGAGGGCGAGGGCACGACGCAGGAGCTCGCCGACTACGTGTACGCGTCGCATCCGGCCGACGACGCGTTCTGGACGGTGAAGCCGGGGGATCCCGGTCCCGACGACCAGTTCGACATCGCTGTCTACGACCGGGGGGCGCTGGCCGTGCAGGCGCTGCGGAACGCGGTCGGGGACGACGCGTTCTTCGCGATCCTGAAGGGGTGGCCGAAGGAGCACGCGTACGGGAACGCTTCGGTGGGGGACTTCGAGGAGTACGCCGAGAAGGTGTCGGGGAAGTCGCTGTCCGGGTTGTTCGACGCGTGGCTGTTCCAGCCGACGAAGCCGGCGGCTCCCGCGTTCAGGGCGGCGGTGGCCCCGGTCCGGCCGAAGTCGTGGAAGCGGATCGAGGCGACGAACGACCTGCACTGA
- a CDS encoding MerR family transcriptional regulator, with product MTTDTDGGSTDPALTIDELAARAGTTVRTVRFYGTKGLLPPPVIGPRRVGHYGRDHLARLALIEELQHQGMTLAAIERYLRQLPPGLSHHDLAIHRAVVASWAPDTEVTVTAAELRRRAGRPLDTEDVERLVAMDVVRPDGDGYRIDPGLLRLAVRLLDVPLSEKAILAARTVLTEHARAAARELSLLFRAEVAERTEADVKSLSSHMQPLVVQALLTAFQRSLSAEVHQWLGGSGAVSADGS from the coding sequence ATGACGACCGACACCGACGGCGGTTCCACGGACCCGGCACTCACGATCGACGAGCTGGCCGCGCGGGCCGGCACCACGGTCCGCACGGTCCGCTTCTACGGCACCAAGGGGCTGCTGCCGCCTCCGGTGATCGGTCCGCGCCGGGTGGGCCACTACGGCCGGGACCATCTGGCCCGGCTGGCTCTGATCGAGGAGCTGCAGCACCAGGGCATGACACTGGCGGCGATCGAACGCTACCTACGGCAGCTGCCGCCCGGCCTGAGCCACCACGACCTGGCCATCCATCGGGCCGTGGTCGCCTCCTGGGCGCCGGACACCGAGGTGACCGTGACGGCCGCCGAGCTGCGGCGGCGGGCCGGACGGCCGCTGGACACGGAGGACGTGGAACGGCTCGTCGCCATGGACGTCGTACGACCCGACGGGGACGGCTACCGCATCGACCCCGGCCTGCTCCGGCTCGCCGTGCGGCTCCTCGACGTACCGCTGTCCGAGAAGGCGATCCTGGCCGCGCGCACCGTCCTGACCGAGCACGCGCGGGCGGCCGCGCGCGAGCTGTCCCTGCTGTTCCGGGCCGAGGTGGCGGAGCGGACCGAGGCGGACGTGAAGTCCCTGTCCTCGCACATGCAGCCGCTGGTGGTCCAGGCGCTCCTGACCGCCTTCCAGCGGTCGCTCAGCGCGGAGGTGCACCAGTGGCTCGGCGGCTCAGGAGCCGTCTCGGCAGACGGCTCCTGA
- a CDS encoding amino acid permease: protein MSKDSVDTAQAAATRTDAAQAPADAGDAGYSKDLKARHVNMIAVGGAIGTGLFLGAGGRLHNAGPALALAYLVCGVFAFFVVRALGELVLYRPSSGSFVSYAREFLGEKGAYVAGWMYFLNWSTTGIADITAIALYTHYWSMFTSIPQWTLALIALAVVLAVNLISVKIFGEMEFWFAIIKVATLVGFMLIGIFLLATQHKVDGRTPGVSVISDHGGVLPHGLMPVVLVMQGVIFAYAALELVGVAAGETAAPEKVVPRAVNSIMWRVGLFYVGSVVLLALLLPGSVYSADESPFVTVLSKIGVSGAGDVMNLVVLTAAMSSLNSGLYSTGRILRSMAVAGSAPKFTARMNRSQVPYGGILLTCAVCVLGVGLNYLVPSQAFEIVLNVASLGIISTWVIIMLCHLIFVRRAKAGLVERPAFRLRLSPVTELTTIAFLLVCLGMMGNDAEVGRKTLLLIPVIAVLLVAGWFGVRRRVSQTADRELTQLSE from the coding sequence GTGAGCAAGGACTCCGTGGACACGGCACAGGCTGCCGCCACCCGGACCGACGCGGCCCAGGCGCCCGCGGACGCGGGCGACGCCGGCTACAGCAAGGACCTCAAGGCCCGCCACGTCAACATGATCGCCGTCGGCGGCGCGATCGGCACCGGCCTCTTCCTGGGCGCCGGCGGCCGCCTTCACAACGCGGGCCCGGCCCTCGCCCTCGCCTACCTGGTCTGCGGCGTCTTCGCCTTCTTCGTGGTCCGCGCCCTCGGCGAGCTGGTCCTCTACCGTCCCTCCTCCGGTTCCTTCGTCTCGTACGCGCGTGAGTTCCTCGGCGAGAAGGGCGCGTACGTCGCCGGCTGGATGTACTTCCTGAACTGGTCGACCACCGGCATAGCCGACATCACGGCGATCGCGCTCTACACCCACTACTGGAGCATGTTCACGAGCATCCCCCAGTGGACGCTCGCGCTGATCGCCCTAGCCGTCGTCCTGGCGGTGAACCTGATCTCGGTGAAGATCTTCGGCGAGATGGAGTTCTGGTTCGCGATCATCAAGGTCGCGACCCTCGTCGGCTTCATGCTGATCGGCATCTTCCTGCTCGCCACCCAGCACAAGGTCGACGGCCGGACCCCCGGCGTGAGCGTCATCAGCGACCACGGCGGTGTCCTCCCGCACGGCCTGATGCCGGTCGTCCTGGTCATGCAGGGCGTGATCTTCGCGTACGCGGCCCTGGAACTGGTCGGCGTCGCGGCGGGCGAGACCGCCGCGCCCGAGAAGGTCGTCCCGCGCGCGGTGAACTCGATCATGTGGCGCGTCGGCCTCTTCTACGTGGGCTCGGTCGTCCTCCTGGCCCTCCTCCTCCCCGGCTCGGTCTACTCGGCCGACGAGAGCCCCTTCGTCACGGTCCTCTCCAAGATCGGCGTCTCGGGCGCCGGCGACGTGATGAACCTGGTGGTCCTCACCGCGGCGATGTCCTCGCTCAACTCCGGCCTGTACTCCACGGGCCGCATCCTGCGTTCCATGGCGGTGGCCGGTTCGGCCCCGAAGTTCACCGCGCGCATGAACCGCAGCCAGGTGCCCTACGGCGGCATCCTGCTGACCTGCGCGGTCTGCGTGCTCGGCGTCGGCCTGAACTACCTGGTGCCCAGCCAGGCCTTCGAGATCGTGCTGAACGTCGCCTCCCTCGGCATCATCAGCACCTGGGTGATCATCATGCTCTGCCACCTGATCTTCGTCCGCCGCGCGAAGGCCGGCCTGGTCGAGCGCCCCGCGTTCCGCCTCCGCCTCAGCCCGGTGACCGAGCTCACCACCATCGCCTTCCTGCTGGTCTGCCTCGGCATGATGGGGAACGACGCCGAGGTCGGCCGCAAGACCCTCCTGCTCATCCCGGTGATCGCCGTCCTCCTGGTGGCCGGCTGGTTCGGCGTCCGCCGCCGGGTCTCCCAGACGGCCGACAGGGAGCTGACCCAGCTCTCGGAGTAG